Proteins encoded by one window of Geobacter sp. DSM 9736:
- a CDS encoding CxxxxCH/CxxCH domain-containing protein — protein sequence MTFKHTGHKGEKMKESISKAFVTVCTAQARKGSSPAAMITVLIALLTLVATWDGTAGAVDLLHNSADTGSTKWPQGWGVPGGKYGEFTCQTCHQPGAPNIKNVRGTIRTPNGENWPNGASSVTVSFLNTSSMGQDRGGHADSNRICEVCHSKVQFHNSDTANNTGGLEHPTPQAKCTSCHYHNTGFKAACGGCHGNPPTTAEVGGDYGLIGTPRPSNAMAPGLVGAHATHTQARAMVCDTCHYISNGTVKMPNLSNTIDIGFFGFGGKITHGTYIPYSSSNRGYRFSSGTVNTTVAAAVNVYGNSNICSNVYCHGGGVYEGSTEIKAPLTGGTNTAPRWDAANQNSCGSCHGTTSANPPTMGSHVKHSASTGGYGFSCDLCHPVSGDNSHVQGNVRWAMKTTDPRIGNEAAYDGLASGSTGDLAPSASYRQCSNVTCHSDGKGGAGRITPTWGASLPSDCSACHGGTSGGNRIATGAHYAHIEGTKGNYTCERCHINTMNPAGDNTLNPATGTQYHVNGTTEVTYNSFNSSTIYSGETCSNVYCHSFGTAATAPFRVMSTATWSGTLPANCTGCHGGAGATSSRFRVMSTGRHQKHMRGTSFAAANTYYSYSCSDCHNTTVSGNTTVTNPGNHINYQIEVAFAPTYGGTYPSSGHAPGVDATRTCANVYCHSNAQTGGQAGTTLRFRNLTGSKTWYGTSGSLGCTGCHNYSSNSAGLSGKHGVHVSATINPSIGTGISCYECHAQTRTSTGWNDRNKHADRFINYSGTKAGGQANLNVATGVCSTVFCHSDGKGVFKSLTSAGWFSSTTLNCTGCHGSDAAPAFVSVAGEPNYATAGGNALRSNSHRTHSAAGASTCDTCHTNTVTTTGTAIKSGGLHLDRFIDVNFNTAKATASWDALTRTCNNISCHGGANAAWGDPSSAGCNVCHASLSATHAKHIGDLISSRSVTFYNFTAIRSAGSAVRIGCANCHPTDLGKHRNGTVDLTINRSKAGASYITTLNLATADGIGVAGSGIAGTTGANVNCLLSYCHSSGKSTALAAPDFKASPDWYGTPPANRCGMCHDNPPQYAGQSHYVAASTMGDNGTLPVRDSGHMVGIHYRNTYRGSGQNGFLGYSSSGDMAHGNPAYATTVGCYICHSGIVSSTQVDTYAMHGSGGKFDCSRCHTASTRTPLQPGLITDTARHINGKKDVAFPALTFKTKAQLSNVANALGWTRNGSYKTAGSYDSMDLGTSTWDPATKTCLTACHVNQPGITWGGALKCVSCHANQ from the coding sequence ATGACTTTCAAACACACTGGACATAAAGGTGAGAAGATGAAGGAAAGTATTTCCAAAGCCTTCGTGACGGTTTGCACTGCGCAGGCCCGAAAGGGATCGTCGCCTGCAGCGATGATAACGGTTCTGATCGCACTGCTTACGCTTGTTGCGACCTGGGATGGAACCGCCGGAGCGGTGGATCTCCTGCACAACAGCGCTGATACCGGCTCCACCAAATGGCCGCAGGGTTGGGGGGTCCCGGGAGGTAAATACGGCGAGTTCACCTGCCAGACCTGCCATCAGCCGGGTGCACCCAACATCAAGAATGTCCGCGGTACCATCAGGACCCCCAACGGCGAGAACTGGCCGAACGGCGCTTCCTCGGTCACCGTCAGCTTCCTGAACACCAGCAGCATGGGGCAGGACCGGGGGGGGCACGCCGACTCCAACAGGATCTGCGAGGTCTGTCACAGCAAAGTCCAGTTCCACAACTCTGATACCGCCAACAACACTGGAGGGCTCGAGCACCCGACTCCTCAGGCGAAGTGTACCTCCTGCCACTATCACAACACCGGCTTCAAAGCTGCCTGCGGCGGATGCCACGGAAATCCCCCTACTACCGCCGAGGTGGGAGGTGACTACGGTCTCATCGGGACTCCCCGTCCTTCCAATGCAATGGCTCCGGGGCTGGTAGGCGCGCATGCCACCCATACCCAGGCCCGCGCCATGGTGTGCGACACCTGCCACTACATCAGCAATGGTACGGTGAAGATGCCGAACCTCAGCAACACTATCGACATCGGGTTCTTCGGTTTCGGCGGCAAGATCACCCACGGCACCTATATTCCCTATTCCTCCTCCAACCGCGGCTACCGCTTCTCCTCGGGCACCGTCAACACGACAGTCGCGGCAGCCGTTAACGTGTACGGCAATTCCAATATATGCTCCAACGTATACTGCCACGGCGGTGGGGTATACGAGGGATCCACCGAGATAAAGGCTCCGCTCACCGGCGGGACCAATACTGCTCCCCGCTGGGATGCCGCCAACCAGAATTCCTGCGGCAGCTGCCACGGCACGACTTCCGCCAATCCGCCGACCATGGGGAGCCACGTGAAGCACTCGGCATCCACCGGTGGGTACGGCTTCTCCTGCGACCTATGTCACCCCGTCTCGGGAGACAACTCGCACGTGCAGGGGAACGTACGCTGGGCAATGAAGACCACCGATCCCAGGATCGGCAACGAGGCGGCCTACGACGGGCTCGCCTCAGGCTCGACCGGGGACCTGGCTCCCAGTGCCTCATATCGCCAGTGCTCCAACGTAACCTGTCACTCGGACGGCAAGGGGGGAGCCGGCAGAATCACTCCGACTTGGGGCGCATCTCTCCCTTCCGACTGCTCCGCCTGTCATGGCGGGACGAGCGGCGGCAACCGGATAGCTACCGGTGCTCATTACGCGCACATCGAAGGAACCAAAGGCAATTACACCTGCGAAAGGTGTCATATCAATACGATGAACCCGGCGGGGGACAACACTCTCAATCCTGCCACCGGCACCCAGTACCACGTCAACGGGACTACGGAGGTAACGTATAACTCCTTCAATTCATCCACCATCTACAGTGGCGAGACCTGTTCCAACGTGTACTGTCACAGCTTCGGAACGGCAGCCACGGCACCCTTCAGGGTGATGTCGACTGCTACCTGGAGCGGCACGCTTCCCGCAAACTGCACAGGGTGCCACGGCGGCGCAGGTGCCACCAGCAGCCGGTTCAGGGTGATGTCTACCGGGCGCCACCAGAAGCACATGCGCGGGACTAGCTTCGCCGCTGCCAATACCTACTACAGCTACTCATGTTCCGACTGTCACAACACGACAGTATCGGGTAACACCACCGTCACCAATCCCGGCAACCACATCAACTACCAGATCGAGGTAGCTTTCGCCCCGACGTACGGCGGCACGTATCCTTCCAGCGGTCATGCCCCGGGTGTCGATGCTACGAGAACCTGCGCCAACGTCTACTGCCACAGTAACGCCCAGACCGGCGGGCAGGCCGGGACCACCCTGCGCTTCCGCAACCTCACCGGATCGAAAACGTGGTACGGCACCTCCGGCTCTCTCGGTTGTACCGGATGCCACAATTATTCGAGCAATTCGGCAGGGCTCTCCGGCAAGCACGGGGTCCACGTAAGCGCTACCATCAACCCCTCCATCGGGACGGGAATCTCCTGTTACGAATGTCATGCACAGACACGCACGAGCACCGGGTGGAACGATCGGAACAAGCATGCCGACCGCTTCATCAATTACTCCGGGACAAAGGCAGGGGGCCAGGCAAACCTGAATGTTGCCACCGGGGTGTGCTCTACCGTCTTCTGTCACTCCGACGGCAAGGGTGTGTTCAAATCGCTCACCTCTGCCGGCTGGTTCTCTTCTACCACCCTGAACTGCACAGGATGTCACGGCTCAGATGCGGCGCCCGCATTCGTTTCTGTCGCAGGTGAGCCTAACTACGCCACAGCTGGCGGCAACGCTCTCCGCTCCAACAGCCACAGGACCCACAGCGCCGCCGGGGCTTCGACCTGCGACACCTGCCATACCAATACCGTCACGACTACCGGGACAGCTATAAAGAGTGGTGGCCTCCATCTCGACCGCTTCATCGACGTCAACTTCAATACCGCCAAAGCCACCGCAAGCTGGGATGCTCTCACCAGAACGTGTAACAACATCTCTTGCCACGGAGGGGCCAACGCCGCGTGGGGGGATCCTTCTTCCGCCGGCTGTAACGTCTGCCACGCAAGCCTGTCAGCCACCCATGCCAAGCATATCGGCGACCTCATCAGTTCGCGGTCGGTTACCTTCTACAACTTCACTGCCATCAGGTCCGCCGGTTCAGCGGTCAGAATCGGCTGCGCCAACTGCCATCCGACCGATCTCGGGAAACACCGCAACGGCACCGTGGACCTCACCATCAACCGGAGCAAGGCAGGGGCAAGCTACATAACGACCCTCAACCTGGCCACTGCCGACGGCATCGGCGTTGCCGGGAGCGGCATCGCCGGAACCACCGGTGCCAACGTGAACTGTCTCCTCTCCTACTGCCACAGCAGCGGGAAATCAACGGCGCTTGCAGCTCCCGACTTCAAGGCATCTCCCGACTGGTACGGTACGCCGCCGGCCAACCGTTGCGGAATGTGCCACGACAACCCGCCCCAGTATGCGGGTCAGTCGCACTACGTAGCTGCCAGCACGATGGGGGACAACGGCACGCTCCCGGTCCGCGACTCGGGTCACATGGTCGGTATTCACTACCGGAACACATACAGGGGGAGCGGGCAGAACGGCTTCCTCGGCTATTCCTCGTCCGGCGACATGGCCCACGGCAACCCCGCTTACGCCACCACCGTCGGCTGCTACATCTGTCACAGCGGCATCGTGAGCTCTACCCAGGTCGATACATATGCCATGCACGGAAGTGGCGGCAAGTTCGACTGCAGCAGGTGCCATACCGCTTCGACACGCACACCCTTACAGCCGGGGCTGATCACTGATACCGCACGGCATATCAACGGGAAGAAGGATGTTGCGTTCCCGGCCCTCACGTTCAAGACGAAGGCACAGCTCTCCAACGTCGCCAACGCTCTCGGCTGGACGAGAAATGGTTCGTACAAGACAGCCGGCTCCTATGACAGCATGGACCTGGGGACTTCGACCTGGGATCCTGCCACCAAGACCTGTCTGACCGCCTGCCACGTCAACCAGCCCGGCATAACCTGGGGTGGGGCGCTCAAGTGTGTCAGCTGCCATGCCAACCAGTAG
- a CDS encoding CxxxxCH/CxxCH domain-containing protein has translation MMTLQTCIKGNDGMEKRMEVLNRLAGRGLVALLVLLALQMAFAPGTALALDLMHNSADTGSNKWPQGWGVEGGKYGKFSCETCHEPDADNIKNIRRTISTMNGENWASGSPSVSVNFLNTTSMGQDRGGHASSSRICEVCHSRVQFHNANTANNTGGLLHPTPQAVCTSCHKHNTGFKAACGGCHGNPPTTASLGGDYGLIGTPRPSNIMTPGEVGAHATHTQTRDMVCDTCHYINNGTIKMPNLSNTIDIGFFGFGGKVTSGTYIPYTSATRGYRIASGTANTTIAAAVNTFANANKCSNVYCHGGGVKVGGTQVKEPLTGGTNPNPRWDGQNQAYCGSCHGKDSANPPTMGSHVKHSASTGGYSYSCDLCHPVSGDNTHVQGNVRWSMKTADPRVGANAVYKGAAVGSTGDMAPSNSYGQCSNVACHTDGKGGAPRVEATWGDPSFNSECAGCHGGNAASSGPMNTGMHTQHVNQADVNGLNLGCADCHAKTVSADRTIANRANHNNQFVNFSGAKAGKNIATCNVAYCHSDGKGAAGIAVSWTAGPAISNCIGCHGAASPAAFTSVAGEPNYASTGGGLPRANSHDVHVADGSASCVYCHSETVTPAGAVNASGKHLDRNIQVLQGGDKTFSYLAGSKNCSNISCHGAGSPAVAWGAAANTDCIGCHGGNASSAPNDIRTGKHLQHVNQLSVNGENYGCAECHAQVVSGDRTFSNKPLHINQMVNYSGAKAGVSATNCNTAYCHSDGKGGAGIAVSWTAGPAIDNCIGCHGAASPADFTSLAGEPNYASAGATQLRSNSHRKHVGTSGATTCVYCHGATVQASGALNGSLKHIDTFIAVDPGGTKSFLFEPGEKSCASISCHGAGSPKAFWGSSMPADCTGCHGGNSGSATAIATGMHAQHISQAALNGEAYACVECHAQTVNADRIVGSQANHGDQFVNYSGADAGSNVASCATSYCHSDGKGAAGTAVSWTTGPAISNCTGCHGVDASPDFASQAGEPNYANTGIGQLRANNHRSHATSAATCQTCHFNTVTPDGTAIQGTGLHINRGVNVDFNTAQAGASSGYDYGTRTCSNISCHNGGSPRWGDTASAGCLACHGSLSSRHSVHVGDLVSGGIASFYAFTSNRSSGTIYRFGCATCHPTDKSKHRNGQVDLTLNRNKAGAGSIVTLNNLNTTDTAGYTRNPGTSVTCETVYCHSNGRTLSLLPGDYRQTPDWYGGSFGANRCGGCHDNPPRYAGQSHYVAESSLGNNGTPPYAETGHMVGIHFMNTYVGNNGNGYLGYSSSGNMAHGNPALATTIGCATCHSGIVSSTKVDTYAMSGTSSEFRCDACHTSSSRTPLQPGEIANARLHVNGTKDVAFAPVTFKTKAQLSNVANALGWSRNGTYKQPNSYDSTDLSLSTWNPDTKTCLTACHVNQPGITWGAQLTCVSCHVNQ, from the coding sequence ATGATGACTCTTCAGACTTGCATAAAAGGTAATGATGGAATGGAGAAGCGGATGGAGGTTCTGAACAGATTGGCGGGCAGGGGGCTTGTTGCCCTGCTCGTGTTGCTCGCGCTCCAAATGGCGTTCGCTCCTGGAACGGCCCTGGCTCTTGATCTGATGCACAACAGCGCCGACACGGGCTCGAACAAGTGGCCACAGGGGTGGGGGGTCGAGGGTGGGAAGTACGGCAAATTCTCCTGCGAGACCTGCCATGAGCCCGATGCGGACAACATCAAGAACATCCGGAGAACCATCAGCACCATGAACGGGGAAAACTGGGCCTCCGGTTCCCCTTCGGTCTCCGTCAACTTCCTCAATACCACCAGCATGGGCCAGGATCGGGGCGGGCATGCATCCTCCAGCAGGATATGCGAGGTCTGCCACAGCAGGGTGCAGTTCCACAATGCCAACACCGCCAACAATACCGGCGGCCTTCTTCACCCGACTCCACAAGCCGTCTGTACATCCTGCCACAAGCACAATACCGGGTTCAAGGCAGCCTGCGGCGGGTGTCACGGCAATCCTCCCACAACTGCCTCCCTGGGTGGAGATTACGGACTGATCGGCACGCCGCGGCCCTCAAACATAATGACGCCGGGTGAAGTCGGCGCTCATGCCACCCACACCCAGACCCGCGATATGGTGTGCGATACCTGCCACTACATCAACAACGGTACCATCAAGATGCCGAACCTGAGCAACACCATCGATATCGGCTTCTTCGGCTTCGGCGGCAAGGTGACGAGCGGCACCTACATACCCTATACCTCGGCCACACGGGGTTATCGCATAGCCTCCGGCACTGCCAATACCACCATCGCCGCTGCGGTGAACACCTTTGCCAACGCCAACAAATGCTCCAACGTTTACTGTCACGGTGGCGGCGTCAAGGTCGGCGGGACACAGGTAAAAGAGCCGCTGACGGGAGGGACTAACCCCAACCCGCGGTGGGACGGGCAGAATCAGGCGTACTGCGGAAGCTGCCACGGAAAGGACTCGGCTAATCCCCCCACTATGGGGAGTCACGTCAAGCACTCAGCTTCCACCGGCGGCTACAGTTATTCGTGCGACTTATGCCATCCCGTCTCGGGAGATAATACGCACGTGCAGGGGAATGTCCGCTGGTCCATGAAGACTGCCGACCCGAGGGTAGGGGCAAACGCGGTTTACAAAGGGGCAGCCGTCGGATCGACCGGCGACATGGCGCCCAGCAACAGCTACGGCCAATGCTCCAACGTAGCCTGCCATACGGACGGCAAGGGGGGGGCTCCCCGCGTCGAGGCTACCTGGGGTGATCCTTCCTTCAATTCCGAGTGCGCAGGCTGTCATGGCGGCAACGCGGCCAGCAGCGGGCCGATGAATACCGGGATGCACACCCAGCATGTAAACCAGGCGGACGTCAACGGTCTCAACCTCGGCTGCGCCGATTGCCACGCGAAGACCGTCTCTGCCGACCGAACCATCGCCAACCGCGCGAACCACAACAATCAGTTCGTGAACTTCTCCGGAGCCAAGGCAGGAAAGAACATCGCAACCTGTAACGTCGCTTACTGCCACTCAGACGGCAAAGGCGCCGCAGGTATCGCGGTAAGCTGGACGGCGGGTCCGGCCATCTCCAACTGTATCGGCTGCCATGGCGCAGCTTCTCCTGCCGCTTTCACCAGCGTCGCCGGAGAGCCCAACTACGCCAGCACAGGCGGAGGACTCCCCCGAGCCAACAGCCACGACGTACATGTGGCGGACGGGTCCGCTTCCTGCGTCTACTGCCACAGCGAGACCGTCACTCCGGCCGGAGCCGTCAACGCCTCCGGAAAGCACCTGGACAGGAACATCCAGGTCCTGCAGGGTGGCGACAAGACTTTCTCCTACCTGGCGGGAAGCAAGAACTGTTCTAACATCAGCTGCCATGGTGCGGGTTCACCAGCAGTTGCGTGGGGCGCTGCCGCCAATACCGACTGTATCGGGTGTCACGGCGGTAATGCCTCCTCCGCCCCGAACGACATCAGGACCGGCAAGCACCTGCAGCACGTAAACCAGCTTTCGGTCAACGGCGAGAATTACGGCTGCGCCGAGTGTCACGCCCAGGTCGTGAGCGGAGATCGCACATTCTCAAACAAGCCGCTGCATATCAACCAGATGGTGAACTACTCCGGCGCTAAGGCGGGCGTGAGCGCCACTAACTGCAATACAGCCTACTGTCACAGCGACGGAAAAGGTGGGGCTGGGATCGCTGTAAGCTGGACCGCAGGACCCGCCATCGACAATTGCATCGGTTGCCATGGCGCGGCTTCCCCCGCAGATTTCACCAGTCTCGCCGGCGAGCCGAACTATGCCTCAGCCGGGGCCACGCAGCTTCGCTCCAACAGCCACAGGAAGCACGTCGGGACATCAGGCGCCACTACCTGCGTTTACTGCCATGGTGCGACGGTACAGGCCTCCGGCGCTCTCAACGGATCGCTCAAGCACATAGATACGTTTATCGCCGTCGATCCTGGCGGCACGAAAAGCTTCCTGTTCGAACCGGGCGAAAAGTCGTGCGCCAGCATCAGCTGCCATGGTGCCGGTTCTCCCAAGGCATTCTGGGGTTCCTCCATGCCTGCGGACTGCACCGGTTGCCACGGCGGTAACAGCGGAAGTGCTACTGCCATCGCGACAGGGATGCATGCACAGCACATAAGCCAGGCAGCTCTCAACGGTGAAGCGTACGCATGCGTTGAGTGTCACGCACAGACTGTCAATGCCGACAGGATCGTTGGAAGCCAGGCAAATCACGGCGACCAGTTCGTCAACTATTCCGGCGCTGATGCCGGCAGCAACGTCGCTTCCTGCGCCACTTCCTACTGCCATAGTGACGGCAAGGGAGCTGCCGGCACGGCCGTCAGCTGGACCACCGGTCCCGCAATTTCCAACTGTACCGGCTGTCACGGTGTCGATGCCTCCCCCGACTTCGCAAGCCAGGCGGGCGAGCCGAACTACGCCAACACCGGCATCGGGCAGCTTCGCGCCAACAATCACAGAAGCCATGCAACGTCTGCAGCTACCTGCCAGACATGTCACTTCAATACGGTTACTCCGGACGGTACTGCCATCCAGGGAACCGGGCTCCACATCAACCGTGGCGTCAATGTCGACTTCAACACCGCACAGGCAGGGGCTTCTTCCGGATACGACTACGGCACGCGCACATGCAGCAACATCTCCTGCCACAACGGCGGAAGCCCCCGCTGGGGTGATACCGCCAGTGCTGGCTGCCTCGCCTGCCACGGGAGCCTCAGCAGCCGCCACAGCGTTCACGTAGGTGACCTTGTTTCCGGCGGCATCGCCAGCTTCTACGCATTCACCAGTAACCGCTCTTCCGGGACGATCTACAGGTTCGGATGCGCGACATGCCACCCCACAGACAAATCCAAACACCGCAACGGGCAGGTCGATCTGACCCTGAACCGGAACAAGGCCGGGGCAGGCAGCATCGTCACCCTCAACAACCTGAACACTACTGATACAGCTGGTTATACACGAAATCCGGGTACCAGCGTCACTTGTGAAACCGTTTACTGCCATTCCAACGGACGGACGCTTTCACTCCTTCCCGGCGACTACCGCCAGACTCCGGACTGGTACGGCGGCAGCTTCGGGGCCAACCGCTGCGGCGGCTGCCACGACAATCCGCCGCGCTACGCGGGCCAGTCGCATTACGTGGCGGAGTCGAGCCTCGGCAACAACGGAACACCCCCCTATGCAGAAACGGGGCATATGGTGGGAATCCACTTCATGAATACCTATGTCGGAAACAACGGCAACGGCTACCTCGGCTACTCCTCCAGCGGCAACATGGCTCACGGCAACCCTGCCCTCGCAACCACCATCGGCTGCGCGACATGCCACAGCGGCATCGTCAGCAGCACAAAGGTCGATACCTACGCCATGTCCGGCACCTCCAGCGAATTCCGCTGCGATGCATGCCACACCTCTTCGAGCAGGACACCGCTCCAGCCCGGCGAGATCGCCAACGCCCGACTTCACGTCAACGGGACCAAGGACGTTGCCTTCGCACCGGTTACGTTCAAGACGAAGGCTCAGCTTTCCAACGTGGCAAACGCCCTTGGCTGGTCGCGTAACGGAACTTATAAACAGCCCAACTCCTACGACAGCACGGACCTGAGTCTTTCGACCTGGAATCCGGACACCAAGACATGTCTTACCGCATGCCACGTCAACCAGCCCGGCATCACATGGGGCGCACAGCTCACCTGCGTGAGCTGCCATGTGAACCAGTGA